One region of Caldimonas thermodepolymerans genomic DNA includes:
- the ccsB gene encoding c-type cytochrome biogenesis protein CcsB, protein MNTTTLSLNTPGYFARRTWFDWLFAALVVAGAITAFGRYAGSMDGYEKAILVGAVPAAIWLGWFWKPLRGLMLGVGAAALLAIALYLRTTDDFGADLAAGENVFLLKYFLSSQSAILWMSVLFFMSTAFYWIGFFSRGSAGTAERIGSRLAWAAVAMALIGTLVRWFESHQIAPDIGHIPVSNLYEVFVLFCWLTTTFYLYYEDQYRTRALGAFVMLIVSAAVGFLLWYTLVRGAHEIQPLVPALQSWWMKLHVPANFIGYGTFALAAMVAFAYLIKQQAGETRWYKLAPLWALGVVLCFEPLVFRQSGADGGSAYWAVYFGISALVVGGILLARRRIAERLPGLEVLDDVMYKSIAVGFAFFTIATILGALWAAEAWGGYWSWDPKETWALIVWLNYAAWLHMRLIKGLRGTVAAWWALVGLVVTTFAFLGVNMFLSGLHSYGEL, encoded by the coding sequence ATGAACACCACCACCCTTTCGCTCAACACGCCCGGCTACTTTGCCCGGCGCACCTGGTTCGACTGGCTGTTCGCCGCCCTGGTGGTCGCGGGCGCGATCACTGCCTTCGGCCGCTATGCGGGGTCGATGGACGGCTACGAGAAGGCCATCCTGGTCGGGGCCGTGCCGGCCGCGATCTGGCTGGGCTGGTTCTGGAAGCCGCTGCGCGGACTGATGCTGGGCGTGGGCGCCGCGGCCTTGCTGGCCATCGCGCTGTACCTGCGCACCACCGACGACTTCGGCGCGGACCTCGCCGCCGGCGAGAACGTGTTCCTGCTCAAGTACTTCCTGTCCAGCCAGAGCGCCATCCTGTGGATGAGCGTGCTGTTCTTCATGAGCACGGCGTTCTACTGGATCGGCTTCTTCTCGCGCGGCAGCGCGGGCACGGCCGAGCGCATCGGCTCCAGGCTGGCCTGGGCGGCCGTGGCGATGGCCCTGATCGGCACCCTGGTGCGCTGGTTCGAAAGCCACCAGATCGCGCCGGACATCGGCCACATCCCGGTCAGCAACCTCTACGAGGTGTTCGTGCTGTTCTGCTGGCTGACCACGACCTTCTACCTCTACTACGAGGACCAGTACCGCACCCGTGCGCTGGGTGCCTTCGTGATGCTCATCGTCAGCGCCGCGGTCGGCTTCCTGCTGTGGTACACGCTGGTGCGCGGCGCCCACGAGATCCAGCCGCTGGTGCCGGCGCTGCAGAGCTGGTGGATGAAGCTGCACGTGCCGGCCAACTTCATCGGCTACGGCACCTTCGCGCTGGCCGCGATGGTCGCCTTCGCGTACCTGATCAAGCAGCAGGCCGGCGAGACGCGCTGGTACAAGCTCGCACCGCTGTGGGCACTGGGCGTGGTGCTGTGCTTCGAACCGCTGGTGTTCCGCCAGTCCGGAGCCGACGGCGGCAGCGCCTACTGGGCGGTCTACTTCGGCATCTCGGCGCTGGTGGTCGGCGGCATCCTGCTGGCGCGCCGGCGCATCGCCGAGCGCCTGCCGGGGCTGGAAGTGCTGGACGACGTGATGTACAAGTCCATCGCGGTGGGCTTTGCCTTCTTCACGATCGCGACCATCCTGGGGGCGCTGTGGGCCGCCGAGGCCTGGGGCGGCTACTGGAGCTGGGACCCGAAGGAGACCTGGGCCCTGATCGTCTGGCTGAACTACGCCGCCTGGCTGCACATGCGCCTGATCAAGGGGCTGCGCGGCACGGTGGCCGCCTGGTGGGCGCTGGTGGGCCTGGTGGTGACCACCTTCGCCTTCCTGGGCGTCAACATGTTCCTCTCCGGGCTGCATTCCTACGGCGAGCTGTGA